From Leptolyngbya sp. KIOST-1, one genomic window encodes:
- the treZ gene encoding malto-oligosyltrehalose trehalohydrolase, with protein MTADLKIGAILKSNGQCRFTVWGPELDSVELELVSPQKDTVLMQKSEDGYWTTTVENVAAGTQYFYRVNQSEDLRPDPASFYQPEGVHGPSAVVDLSQYQWSDDGWKNIPWQDYVIYEVHIGTFTKEGTFEAAIAQLADLKALGITAIEILPVAQFPGDRNWGYDGVFPYATQNSYGGPEGFKRLVDACHREGLAVILDVVYNHFGPEGNYTGCFGPYTTDKYNTPWGNAINFDDTWSDGVREYCIENALYWLREFHVDGLRLDAIHAIYDFSAKHVLAELAEEVAKLSDQLGKPLYVTAESDLNDTRIIRSPEQGGFALQAQWCDDFHHALHTLVTGERYGYYHDFGTCEDLATAIRDRFVYSGKFSPFRRRRHGNDATDLPSHQFIVCAQNHDQIGNAKGCDRLSKLIPFDALKLTAAVLLTSPYIPLLFMGEEYGEVAPFNYFIDHSDPELVKAVYEGRKREFREAHGFGEPAPAHEVSTFEASKLNWDSRRSGHHKTLLDFYRRLLELRRQLQLSTPSYSADIDIKVARDRDQEVIVYQRSLPDGPLLFLMNFQQAVTTIELEAPQQPWQLKLDSAATEWNGPGSSLPETIAEAQTLELPPLSFTLYAVA; from the coding sequence ATGACAGCAGACCTCAAGATTGGAGCCATTTTAAAGAGCAATGGTCAGTGTCGTTTTACCGTTTGGGGACCTGAGCTAGACTCCGTTGAACTAGAGCTGGTATCGCCTCAAAAAGATACGGTTTTAATGCAGAAAAGCGAGGATGGCTACTGGACGACTACGGTTGAAAATGTTGCCGCAGGGACGCAGTATTTCTACCGCGTGAACCAGTCCGAGGATCTCCGGCCCGACCCGGCGTCGTTTTATCAGCCGGAGGGGGTCCATGGTCCCTCGGCAGTGGTTGACCTCAGCCAGTACCAGTGGAGCGACGACGGCTGGAAAAACATTCCCTGGCAGGACTACGTGATCTACGAAGTCCATATCGGCACCTTTACTAAAGAGGGCACCTTTGAGGCCGCGATCGCGCAGCTGGCCGACCTCAAGGCGCTGGGCATTACCGCGATTGAAATTCTGCCCGTGGCGCAGTTTCCGGGCGATCGCAACTGGGGCTACGACGGCGTGTTTCCCTACGCTACCCAGAACTCCTACGGCGGTCCGGAGGGGTTCAAGCGCCTGGTCGATGCCTGCCACCGGGAAGGGTTGGCGGTCATTTTAGATGTGGTCTACAACCACTTTGGCCCCGAGGGCAACTACACCGGCTGCTTTGGCCCCTACACCACCGACAAGTACAACACCCCCTGGGGCAACGCCATCAACTTCGACGACACCTGGAGCGACGGCGTGCGCGAGTACTGCATCGAAAACGCCCTCTACTGGCTGCGTGAGTTCCATGTCGATGGGCTGCGGCTCGATGCTATCCACGCCATCTACGACTTTAGCGCCAAGCACGTGCTGGCCGAGCTGGCCGAAGAGGTGGCCAAACTGTCGGACCAGCTGGGCAAACCCCTCTACGTCACCGCCGAAAGTGACCTCAACGACACCCGCATTATTCGTTCCCCCGAGCAGGGTGGGTTTGCCCTCCAGGCCCAGTGGTGCGACGACTTTCACCACGCCCTGCACACCCTGGTCACGGGGGAGCGCTACGGCTACTACCACGACTTTGGCACCTGCGAAGACCTGGCTACGGCCATCCGCGATCGCTTTGTCTACAGCGGCAAGTTTTCGCCCTTTCGGCGGCGGCGGCACGGCAACGATGCCACCGATTTGCCCTCGCACCAGTTCATTGTCTGTGCCCAAAACCACGACCAGATTGGCAATGCCAAAGGCTGCGATCGCCTCTCCAAGCTGATTCCCTTCGATGCCCTGAAGCTGACGGCGGCGGTGCTGTTGACCTCGCCCTACATTCCGCTGCTCTTTATGGGCGAAGAGTACGGCGAAGTTGCGCCCTTTAACTACTTCATTGACCACAGCGATCCGGAGTTGGTCAAAGCCGTTTATGAGGGCCGCAAGCGCGAGTTTAGAGAAGCCCACGGCTTTGGGGAGCCGGCCCCCGCCCACGAAGTTTCTACCTTTGAGGCCTCGAAGCTGAACTGGGACTCGCGCCGGTCGGGGCACCACAAAACCCTGCTGGACTTTTACCGGCGGCTGCTCGAACTGCGGCGACAGCTCCAGCTCAGCACCCCTTCTTACTCGGCCGATATAGACATCAAAGTAGCTCGCGATCGCGACCAGGAGGTGATTGTCTACCAGCGCAGCCTACCCGATGGGCCCCTGCTGTTCCTGATGAATTTCCAGCAGGCCGTCACCACCATCGAGCTAGAAGCGCCCCAACAACCCTGGCAGCTGAAGCTGGACTCAGCTGCGACCGAGTGGAATGGGCCGGGGTCATCGCTACCTGAAACCA
- a CDS encoding serine/threonine protein kinase, which translates to MQLAHTAGDVIDNRYRIVRELGRGGTGITYLAESLETGQNVALKELSLRGLKDWKQIELFKREAQTLESLDHPAIPAYVDYFEVDTADNRLFYLAQKLAQGTSLADLVASGWRVDETEAREIATAMLKVLDYLHCLNPPVIHRDIKPQNIIRGQGGRIHLVDFGAVQTVYRDTMSQGSTVVGTYGYMAPEQFRGQAVPATDLYGLGATLLYLLTHQSPADLPQNRLRIDFRRHVSVSDAFADWLDRIIDPLVEDRFASARAALRALTQPSGAAVSRVQERSLAPRRPVGTRVRLHKSQSRLLLEIPAAGIQERALGPGLMALVSNGMFLLLVLSIVSDGPSPLEVLGFLGFLMPLGSLALGMLLVFLNSLFSKARLEIGPQRFVLERQLLICKRQVQGKTADLSGVVLQTAYKENSKSIPAITLFEGLKPHKFGVYLTPVEQNWLVHELDSFIKAIG; encoded by the coding sequence ATGCAATTGGCCCACACCGCCGGAGACGTGATCGACAACCGCTACCGCATCGTGCGTGAGCTGGGGCGGGGGGGAACCGGGATCACCTATCTGGCTGAGTCATTAGAAACAGGGCAGAACGTTGCGCTCAAAGAGCTTTCCCTCAGGGGACTGAAAGACTGGAAACAGATCGAGTTGTTCAAGCGGGAAGCCCAGACGCTGGAGAGCCTTGACCATCCGGCGATTCCTGCCTACGTGGACTACTTTGAGGTAGATACAGCGGACAATCGGCTGTTTTACCTGGCCCAGAAGCTGGCCCAAGGGACCTCTTTGGCCGATTTGGTCGCCTCGGGCTGGCGGGTTGACGAAACTGAGGCCCGCGAGATTGCCACAGCCATGCTCAAGGTGCTGGATTATTTACATTGTTTAAATCCGCCAGTCATTCATCGGGACATTAAACCTCAGAACATTATCCGAGGGCAGGGTGGCCGTATTCATCTGGTCGATTTTGGTGCCGTGCAGACGGTTTACCGCGACACCATGAGCCAGGGCAGCACCGTAGTCGGCACCTATGGTTACATGGCCCCAGAGCAATTTCGGGGGCAGGCGGTACCGGCGACGGATCTGTATGGTCTTGGGGCTACGTTGCTCTATCTGTTGACCCATCAGTCCCCGGCAGATTTGCCCCAAAATCGCCTCCGCATTGACTTTCGCCGTCATGTCTCTGTCTCCGATGCCTTTGCTGACTGGCTCGATCGGATCATCGATCCTCTGGTGGAAGATCGCTTTGCCTCGGCCCGTGCTGCTCTGCGGGCCCTGACCCAGCCCTCGGGGGCAGCGGTTAGCAGGGTGCAGGAAAGGTCGCTGGCCCCTCGCCGCCCGGTGGGTACGCGGGTACGGTTGCACAAAAGTCAGAGCAGACTGCTGTTAGAAATCCCCGCTGCCGGCATCCAGGAAAGAGCCCTGGGCCCTGGGCTGATGGCACTCGTTTCAAATGGTATGTTTTTGTTACTGGTCCTTAGCATTGTGAGTGATGGACCATCCCCGCTCGAAGTCCTGGGCTTCTTAGGCTTCTTGATGCCCCTGGGGTCGTTGGCGTTGGGGATGCTGCTGGTTTTCCTAAACAGTCTCTTCAGCAAAGCCAGGTTGGAGATAGGTCCTCAGCGGTTTGTGCTGGAGCGGCAACTGTTGATCTGTAAGCGCCAGGTCCAGGGAAAGACTGCCGACCTCTCGGGTGTAGTTCTGCAGACGGCTTACAAAGAGAACTCTAAGTCAATCCCGGCCATTACGCTGTTCGAAGGTTTAAAACCCCACAAATTTGGGGTGTACCTTACTCCGGTGGAACAGAACTGGCTGGTGCACGAGCTTGACTCATTCATTAAAGCCATAGGTTAA
- a CDS encoding ABC transporter ATP-binding protein has protein sequence MQTAPRPTDDWTEPSAPGSIVLDTRDLAKTYGRGKQRFEAVNQVSLTLRQGEVLAFLGPNGAGKTTTIKMIAGLVRPTHGRVIVAGEDPHRQSRALRHIGAVLEGNRNLYWRLTPAENLDYFGVLRQVPRQVAHRRGLELLARFGLEEKRHTPVQKLSRGMQQKVAIAVALIHNPRLLLLDEPTLGLDVEASEMVKALVRQIAQEGRAILLTTHQLDVAEALSDRVAIIRRGRIIAEQSTEALLREFSSSTYHLEVENDLSPAQIQAVIQLGGTVQGRQIAYAGSPENLYGLLGALRPVPLVAVQRDRADLTQVFLKLVNDQPHVSP, from the coding sequence GTGCAAACTGCCCCTCGTCCCACCGATGACTGGACTGAACCGTCCGCTCCCGGCTCCATCGTGCTGGATACCCGCGACCTCGCCAAGACCTACGGGCGGGGCAAGCAGCGGTTTGAAGCGGTAAACCAGGTCTCCCTCACCCTGCGCCAAGGGGAGGTGCTGGCCTTTTTGGGACCCAACGGGGCCGGCAAAACCACCACGATCAAAATGATTGCGGGCCTGGTACGCCCTACCCACGGGCGGGTGATTGTGGCGGGAGAGGACCCCCACCGCCAGTCCCGTGCCCTGCGCCACATCGGGGCCGTGCTGGAGGGCAACCGCAACCTGTACTGGCGGCTGACCCCGGCAGAAAATCTAGACTATTTCGGCGTCCTGCGGCAGGTGCCCCGTCAGGTGGCCCATCGTCGGGGGCTGGAACTGCTGGCCCGCTTTGGGCTGGAGGAAAAGCGCCATACCCCGGTGCAGAAGCTCTCGCGGGGAATGCAGCAAAAGGTGGCGATCGCCGTTGCCCTGATCCACAATCCCCGGCTGCTGCTGCTGGATGAACCTACGCTGGGTTTGGACGTGGAGGCCAGCGAAATGGTGAAAGCCCTGGTGCGCCAGATTGCCCAGGAGGGCCGCGCCATTCTGCTCACCACCCACCAGCTGGATGTGGCCGAAGCACTCTCGGACCGGGTAGCGATCATTCGCCGGGGGCGGATCATTGCCGAGCAGTCCACCGAGGCCCTGCTGAGGGAATTTTCCAGTTCCACCTACCACCTGGAGGTGGAGAACGACCTGTCCCCAGCGCAGATCCAGGCCGTGATCCAGCTGGGGGGGACGGTGCAGGGCCGGCAGATTGCCTACGCGGGCAGCCCAGAAAACCTCTATGGGCTGCTGGGGGCGCTGCGCCCGGTGCCGCTGGTGGCGGTGCAGCGCGATCGCGCCGACCTCACCCAGGTGTTTCTCAAACTGGTCAACGACCAGCCGCATGTCTCCCCATGA
- a CDS encoding MerR family transcriptional regulator gives MLQQIAQQQPEMVLERFVDVTNDLLPQFLPDQVSGSRGQEPVNPRLVRHYTTQGWLDRPLKQGREARYTYRHLLQLLVLRRLLAEGYSTSSIGGLISGQSDAALENILQGGVQLTVEAANPALAFLSQIRDRQATPPPDRAAGGRRQYLGPPHGASFQPSFEAAPPPPAPSPPPTWTRLEILDGLELHVRQDFAVPTTAHERDSLLRLIADHLTHLNLSQRPPP, from the coding sequence ATGTTGCAACAGATTGCCCAGCAACAGCCCGAGATGGTCCTGGAGCGTTTTGTGGACGTGACCAACGACCTACTGCCCCAGTTTTTGCCCGACCAGGTTTCTGGCAGTCGCGGGCAAGAGCCGGTAAACCCTCGGCTGGTGCGCCACTACACCACTCAGGGGTGGTTAGACCGGCCCCTCAAGCAGGGGCGCGAAGCCCGATACACCTACCGACATCTACTGCAGTTGCTGGTGCTGCGCCGTTTGCTGGCGGAAGGCTACAGCACCAGCTCCATTGGCGGCCTGATCAGCGGCCAGTCCGATGCCGCCCTGGAAAACATCTTGCAAGGAGGGGTACAACTCACCGTGGAGGCGGCCAACCCGGCCCTGGCGTTTTTGTCCCAAATTCGCGATCGCCAGGCAACGCCCCCACCCGATCGCGCTGCCGGAGGGCGCAGGCAATACCTGGGGCCCCCCCATGGGGCGTCCTTTCAGCCATCCTTCGAGGCTGCCCCGCCCCCGCCCGCCCCATCGCCCCCGCCCACCTGGACCCGTCTGGAGATTCTCGACGGTCTGGAGCTGCACGTCCGCCAGGACTTTGCGGTACCGACCACGGCCCACGAGCGCGACAGCCTGCTGCGGCTGATTGCCGACCACCTCACCCACCTCAACCTATCCCAAAGGCCACCACCATGA
- a CDS encoding vWA domain-containing protein: MTQAKPALPTVELLPLHGAIVAQQPITLDVLVRITPPAVTLSTDRVPLNLSLAIDRSGSMQGQKMHYAREAARFAIENLLPCDRISVILFDDRIETLVPSTLATDKNTLLDKVRHIHSRGSTALHAGWVEAGMQVSQYLNPDQLNRVIVLSDGLANVGETRPDAIASDVHGLAQRGVSTTALGIGNDYSEDLLAAMARSGDGNFFHIESPDQLPALFETELSGLAATLGQRVSLGVKPGRGVTVLDVLNDFDLTDTGRYKLPNLMVGSPIHAVVRLQVPALSRSTELLQVRLAWNNTDQPGRQVLRAGLELPLVSVEQFSDFPADETVQEQVALLMAARARREAIELSDRGDYVAARQLLSDARLAMDCMAPSQMLSEEQAVLEDLEADYQRGDVAGARKKAFSQSFNLSRSGRSNPRRSMDSK, translated from the coding sequence ATGACCCAAGCCAAACCCGCCCTGCCCACTGTCGAACTGCTGCCGTTGCACGGGGCGATTGTCGCCCAGCAGCCCATCACCCTGGATGTGCTGGTGCGCATCACCCCCCCAGCCGTCACCCTGAGCACCGATCGCGTGCCGCTCAACCTCAGCCTGGCCATCGATCGCTCGGGCTCGATGCAGGGCCAAAAGATGCACTACGCCCGCGAGGCGGCCCGGTTTGCGATCGAAAACCTGCTGCCCTGCGATCGCATCAGCGTTATTCTCTTTGACGATCGGATCGAAACCCTGGTCCCCAGCACCCTGGCCACCGACAAAAATACCCTGCTCGACAAGGTGCGCCACATCCATTCCCGGGGGTCCACCGCCCTCCACGCGGGCTGGGTGGAGGCGGGCATGCAGGTCAGCCAATACCTCAACCCCGACCAGCTCAACCGGGTAATTGTGCTCTCCGACGGGCTGGCCAACGTGGGGGAGACCAGGCCAGATGCGATCGCCAGTGACGTCCACGGGCTGGCCCAGCGGGGGGTAAGCACCACCGCCCTGGGCATCGGCAACGACTACAGCGAAGATCTGCTGGCGGCGATGGCCCGCAGCGGCGACGGCAACTTCTTCCACATCGAATCGCCGGATCAGCTGCCCGCCCTGTTTGAAACCGAGCTTTCTGGGCTGGCCGCCACCCTGGGGCAGCGGGTCAGCCTGGGGGTCAAACCCGGCCGGGGGGTGACGGTGCTGGACGTGCTGAACGACTTCGATCTGACCGACACCGGGCGCTACAAGCTGCCCAACCTGATGGTGGGGTCGCCCATTCACGCGGTGGTGCGGCTCCAGGTGCCCGCCCTCAGCCGCAGTACCGAGCTGCTCCAGGTGCGGCTGGCCTGGAACAACACCGACCAACCGGGCCGCCAGGTGCTGCGCGCCGGGCTGGAGCTGCCCCTGGTGAGCGTGGAGCAGTTCAGCGATTTCCCCGCCGACGAGACAGTACAGGAACAGGTGGCCCTGCTGATGGCGGCCCGCGCCCGCCGCGAAGCAATTGAGCTCTCCGACCGGGGTGACTATGTGGCAGCCCGGCAGTTGCTCAGCGATGCCCGATTGGCAATGGACTGTATGGCCCCCAGCCAGATGCTGAGCGAGGAACAGGCCGTTTTGGAAGACCTGGAGGCCGACTACCAGCGCGGCGATGTGGCCGGTGCCCGCAAGAAGGCGTTTTCACAGTCGTTCAACCTGTCACGCTCGGGCAGGTCCAACCCCCGGCGATCGATGGATTCTAAGTAA
- a CDS encoding GUN4 domain-containing protein gives MKRLTALGLSLALAATAIAPMGGVVRAEVAPAGQPGQRAQTVDMEALRSHLAAQDWRAADAETRRILDPWIHPGGDILGPGLAINIPPEVLQTLDQLWVEASGGRFGFSVQQRIWAEVSAQHPTDTAAAAKAFGDRVGWTRPPGVEDPTVIAGEWLTEMEINPSLEAPVGHLPWAGVSWAQISRLFAVESCGSCTIDAMYVQGERFNRYLPTLYSWVDTALALTVPAVGSWQRPQLAHAIDLKSLYPEAQCPVSPLSSAISPNGAVVAIASHSYAPGCPTPGESTLALWNAQRGNRIVTLHRGPALAASAQGNPPQEPAGQGDRLVGDVANAIAFTPNSQLVAAGMSYGVVRLWSATTGEQVRSLVGHRYAVRAIAISPTGQTLASASADNTIKLWNLQTGQLLQTIPVPAASGIVHTLRFSPNGQRLATATDQNTLQLWEVPTGRLVRTLVDRAGNTVPLLPVAFSPDGTTLATGDANNSLKFWNATTGARQLTLKVHDPLRHLAYSPNGAWLATSDGFTARLWNLARRETVHFIPLNQTAGHHIQPTNPGLITFSPDGQTLATSTLLLPLVDSEPIPRQGITLWSVATGLPLAQLHEVGPFQFSPNGQFLLAQGQQVQLWQPYSRLVR, from the coding sequence ATGAAACGATTGACGGCTTTGGGCTTGAGTTTGGCGCTGGCGGCTACCGCGATCGCGCCGATGGGTGGCGTGGTGAGGGCTGAGGTTGCCCCCGCCGGGCAGCCCGGCCAACGGGCACAAACGGTTGACATGGAGGCGCTGCGATCGCACCTGGCCGCCCAGGACTGGCGGGCCGCCGATGCCGAAACCCGCCGCATTTTAGACCCCTGGATTCACCCCGGCGGCGATATTTTGGGGCCGGGGCTGGCCATTAACATTCCCCCCGAGGTGCTACAAACCCTGGACCAGCTCTGGGTGGAGGCCAGCGGCGGGCGGTTTGGCTTTAGCGTGCAGCAGCGCATTTGGGCGGAGGTCAGCGCCCAGCATCCTACGGATACGGCGGCGGCGGCGAAGGCCTTTGGCGATCGCGTCGGCTGGACCCGTCCCCCCGGCGTGGAAGACCCCACCGTCATCGCCGGGGAATGGTTGACCGAGATGGAGATCAACCCCTCCCTGGAGGCTCCGGTAGGGCACCTGCCCTGGGCCGGGGTGAGCTGGGCACAGATTTCTCGCCTGTTCGCGGTGGAGAGCTGCGGCAGCTGCACCATCGACGCCATGTACGTGCAGGGGGAGCGGTTCAATCGCTACCTGCCCACCCTGTACAGCTGGGTGGATACGGCCCTGGCGCTGACCGTGCCCGCTGTCGGCTCCTGGCAGCGACCCCAGCTGGCCCACGCGATCGATCTGAAGTCCCTCTATCCGGAGGCCCAGTGTCCAGTTAGCCCGCTGTCTTCGGCCATCAGCCCCAATGGGGCGGTGGTGGCGATCGCCAGCCACAGCTACGCGCCAGGCTGCCCCACGCCAGGGGAAAGCACCCTGGCCCTGTGGAATGCCCAGCGGGGCAACCGCATCGTCACCCTGCACCGGGGGCCAGCGCTGGCGGCCTCGGCCCAGGGCAACCCACCCCAGGAACCCGCTGGGCAGGGCGACCGCCTGGTGGGGGATGTGGCCAATGCGATCGCGTTTACCCCCAACAGTCAGCTGGTGGCAGCGGGCATGTCCTACGGCGTGGTGCGGCTGTGGTCCGCCACCACCGGCGAGCAGGTGCGCTCCTTGGTGGGGCATCGCTACGCGGTGCGGGCGATCGCCATTAGCCCCACGGGCCAAACCCTGGCCAGCGCCAGCGCCGACAACACGATCAAACTGTGGAACCTCCAGACCGGGCAGCTCCTGCAGACCATCCCGGTGCCCGCCGCCAGCGGCATCGTCCATACCCTGCGCTTTAGCCCCAACGGCCAGCGTCTGGCCACCGCCACCGACCAAAACACCCTCCAGCTCTGGGAGGTGCCCACCGGGCGGCTGGTCCGCACCCTGGTGGATCGGGCGGGCAACACGGTGCCGCTGCTGCCGGTGGCCTTTAGCCCCGACGGCACTACCCTGGCCACGGGCGACGCCAACAACAGCCTCAAGTTCTGGAACGCCACCACGGGCGCTCGCCAGCTCACCCTGAAGGTGCACGACCCCCTGCGCCATCTGGCCTACAGCCCCAACGGTGCTTGGCTGGCCACCAGCGACGGCTTCACCGCCCGCCTGTGGAATCTGGCCCGCCGCGAGACGGTGCACTTCATCCCCCTCAACCAGACCGCCGGGCACCACATCCAGCCGACTAACCCAGGGCTGATCACCTTTAGCCCCGACGGCCAAACCCTGGCCACCAGCACCCTCTTGCTGCCCCTGGTGGACAGCGAGCCGATTCCGCGCCAGGGCATCACCCTCTGGTCGGTGGCGACCGGGCTACCCCTGGCCCAACTCCACGAGGTTGGCCCGTTTCAGTTCAGCCCCAACGGCCAGTTTTTGCTCGCCCAGGGACAGCAGGTGCAGCTCTGGCAGCCCTACAGCCGTCTGGTGCGCTAG
- the rsmI gene encoding 16S rRNA (cytidine(1402)-2'-O)-methyltransferase, producing the protein MPPVSDADPKPGHLYVVGTPLGNLEDMTFRAVRILQSVDLIAAEDTRHTGKLLQHFQITTPQISYHEHNRQSRTGEVLHHLQARQQAVALVSDAGMPGISDPGYELVVACVEAGVPVVPIPGPTAAMTALCVSGLPSDRFVFEGFLPLKGKDRTARLEAIAREDRTVILYEAPHKLIKTLEDLVAVLGGDRPITLGRELTKRFEEFWRGTLAEALAHYQSTAPKGEFTVVIQGATRTAPLWSEQAIKAELERLLHQGVSRADASRQLAQATGQPKKAIYQISLTLDAD; encoded by the coding sequence ATGCCTCCTGTTTCCGACGCTGACCCCAAGCCCGGCCACCTTTACGTGGTAGGTACCCCCCTGGGCAACCTGGAGGACATGACCTTTCGGGCGGTGAGAATTCTGCAATCGGTCGATCTGATTGCCGCCGAAGATACCCGTCACACCGGCAAGCTGCTCCAGCATTTCCAGATCACCACGCCCCAGATTAGCTACCACGAGCACAACCGCCAGAGTCGGACTGGGGAGGTGCTGCACCACCTGCAAGCCCGTCAGCAGGCGGTGGCCCTGGTCAGCGATGCGGGCATGCCGGGGATCTCTGACCCCGGCTACGAACTGGTGGTGGCCTGTGTGGAGGCGGGGGTGCCGGTGGTGCCGATTCCAGGGCCTACGGCGGCGATGACGGCGCTGTGCGTGTCGGGGTTGCCCAGCGATCGCTTTGTCTTTGAGGGCTTTCTGCCGCTCAAGGGCAAAGACCGCACCGCCCGCCTGGAGGCGATCGCCCGGGAAGATCGCACGGTGATTCTCTACGAAGCGCCCCACAAGCTGATCAAAACCCTGGAGGATCTGGTTGCGGTGCTGGGGGGCGATCGCCCCATTACCCTAGGCCGCGAACTGACCAAGCGGTTTGAGGAATTTTGGCGCGGCACCCTAGCCGAGGCCCTAGCCCATTACCAGAGCACCGCCCCCAAGGGCGAGTTCACGGTGGTGATTCAGGGGGCGACCCGCACCGCCCCCCTGTGGTCGGAACAGGCGATCAAAGCTGAGCTAGAACGGCTGCTGCACCAGGGGGTTTCCCGAGCCGATGCCAGCCGCCAACTGGCCCAGGCCACCGGGCAACCCAAAAAAGCGATCTACCAGATCTCCCTCACCCTGGATGCCGACTAG
- a CDS encoding Uma2 family endonuclease gives MLALVSPDKIQLPAGAVVRLPATWHEYQILSQQRGAGALPRLKYRDGEVWLMAPMPQHGRDAHLIASIITTLLDWTGQEYDAFTPVTMELPEESGIEPDYCFYIDHWQAVSGKRRINWSIDPPPDLVLEIDVTSYSDVNDYLPYRVPECWFLTRNQLVIYQLQAEGYVPGHQSRYFPDRDLQSIVTGCLEVAYSRNTSAAIRDLKRRLASEPSAD, from the coding sequence ATGCTGGCTTTGGTTTCTCCCGATAAAATTCAGTTGCCAGCGGGAGCTGTAGTGCGGTTGCCTGCTACCTGGCATGAGTACCAGATCCTAAGTCAACAGCGAGGGGCAGGGGCGCTGCCTCGACTCAAGTATCGCGATGGAGAAGTCTGGCTTATGGCACCCATGCCCCAGCATGGTCGCGATGCTCACCTTATAGCCAGCATCATTACGACTCTACTGGATTGGACCGGCCAGGAGTACGATGCCTTCACCCCCGTGACTATGGAGCTGCCTGAAGAGAGCGGTATTGAACCAGACTATTGCTTTTACATTGATCACTGGCAAGCGGTGTCGGGCAAGCGACGCATTAACTGGAGCATTGATCCCCCACCCGATCTGGTCCTTGAAATTGATGTCACCAGCTACTCAGACGTTAACGACTATCTCCCCTATAGGGTGCCGGAGTGCTGGTTCCTAACGCGCAACCAGCTGGTCATCTATCAATTGCAGGCTGAAGGCTACGTACCAGGTCACCAGAGCCGGTATTTTCCCGATCGCGACCTTCAATCCATCGTTACTGGCTGTTTAGAGGTGGCCTATAGCCGCAATACCAGTGCCGCTATTCGCGATTTGAAGCGGCGATTAGCCTCAGAACCAAGCGCTGACTAA
- a CDS encoding peptidase M42, with product MSPLNLVVDQLVAPRAAQPASTADPIALEGLADFLEILQFLIREPSVVGSEDAFFRVLRRELEEVGAEVSYYHGVLVAQGRRPHELMLSAHIDRHGLLCTGPNEFQYAAFIAGNQSELTGDSVSEQMLHTIENRFQGQRVQAHLPYTGTYIGQGVITNSYICPERKNLIFEVDGLDYLQPGTPVSFLDRLQFNDGYISAQLDNVISAAIIIFLFRCGFEGTALFTAQEESGRSWRYALSWFQRQRLGTDRLIALDTSPYHSREAADQQLVTLRRKDASADFAAAITQELSDRCTELGIPHSYKDDYIAVQNLTRPKPYSLGRTEMGRLTAATNGAVTGTTLQIPTTEYHTATETASLASVAAVIRLLQTYIG from the coding sequence ATGAGCCCACTTAATCTGGTTGTCGATCAGCTCGTTGCCCCCAGGGCGGCTCAACCCGCCTCGACTGCCGACCCGATTGCCCTGGAGGGACTGGCGGACTTCCTCGAAATTCTCCAGTTTTTAATCCGCGAACCCTCGGTGGTAGGCAGCGAAGACGCCTTCTTTCGAGTGCTGCGCCGGGAGCTAGAAGAAGTGGGGGCCGAGGTCAGCTACTACCACGGCGTGCTGGTGGCCCAGGGCCGCCGCCCCCACGAGCTTATGCTCTCCGCCCACATCGATCGCCACGGGCTGCTGTGTACCGGCCCCAACGAGTTTCAGTACGCCGCCTTTATTGCGGGCAACCAGAGCGAGCTGACCGGCGACTCAGTGTCCGAGCAAATGCTGCACACCATCGAAAACCGTTTCCAGGGCCAGCGAGTGCAGGCCCACCTGCCCTACACCGGCACCTACATCGGCCAGGGCGTCATCACCAACTCCTACATCTGCCCCGAGCGCAAAAACCTGATCTTTGAAGTCGATGGGCTCGACTACCTCCAGCCCGGTACCCCCGTGTCCTTCCTCGATCGCCTCCAGTTCAACGACGGCTACATCTCCGCCCAGCTCGACAACGTGATCAGCGCCGCGATCATTATTTTTCTGTTTCGCTGCGGGTTTGAGGGCACCGCCCTGTTCACCGCCCAGGAGGAGTCGGGCCGCAGCTGGCGCTACGCCCTGTCGTGGTTTCAGCGCCAGCGCCTGGGCACCGATCGCCTGATCGCCCTCGACACCAGCCCCTACCACAGCCGCGAAGCCGCCGACCAGCAGCTCGTCACCCTGCGCCGCAAGGATGCCAGCGCCGACTTTGCCGCCGCCATTACCCAGGAACTGAGCGATCGCTGCACCGAGCTCGGCATCCCCCACAGCTACAAAGACGACTACATCGCCGTCCAAAACCTCACCCGCCCCAAGCCCTACTCCCTGGGCCGCACCGAGATGGGTCGCCTAACGGCTGCCACCAACGGGGCCGTCACCGGCACCACTCTGCAAATTCCCACTACCGAATACCACACGGCCACCGAAACCGCCTCCCTGGCCTCGGTGGCGGCGGTGATCCGGCTGTTGCAGACCTATATTGGGTAG